In Rhipicephalus sanguineus isolate Rsan-2018 chromosome 1, BIME_Rsan_1.4, whole genome shotgun sequence, the DNA window tcagcaacagtggtgtccgggctcagcttcgtaacaaaaatggcctttggccgttgtggccgttgtgtccgttgagctacagatatattcgatgttgtcatagctccaaaagaggcgggtttcttctttctttccccctcaatcaccgctgcataagaggctgtcgcaggcatcacactaccacgctcggacgtgtctacgtcagctggcggtgAATTCGAAGGTGAAAGAGTGTTGGggagaggtggttcagagcaggcaggttgctcggaagtcactgatcggtcaacgatcacatgcgcgggggggatcacaggtgccttcactgccactccggccgtgcggcgcgtcagctcctcacgcaggaagcggacctctgcacgaagggaagCGACCACGcgggctcgttttcttcgcgtagttgggatacctcgtcgctgaggaacgagattccctccaaagcgtcgaggagaaggcggcgcagcccggcgagatcgccccccggaggggtgcacgtggagagggaaccggtttgagagctgcaatgttcatcgctgcacgccgccgagttgtcttcgctaggcttaccagcagcgcggctcagatcacataaattgcagcaaaacgagcgcgatccagacttcaggagttgcagctcttcatcaggccaggttacacacttcgcatgaacacgtttagagcaattttcacagcggaaaaactgctgcttaccgaaaaacgggcaggagcatagcaagcatataataataataataataataataataataataataataataataataataataataataataataataataataataataataataataataataatttggaTATCTTTCACGAAAACGTTCGTGGCCATCGCATTGAGACGCTCGAATTCTCAAATGTTATTTGGTCTTACTAATAGAAACATTCTGCTCCTTGAAACTTCATGAAGCTTTCCCCTTTTACGAGGAACGCTACTATTTCCCTTGCGGCCGACGGACGCCGAGTCTTCGACAAGTCCGCCCACAAGGTCTTTATAATGCTTGCTTTCTTGATCTGGATGTTTTTTATAGCTCGCTGTCATTGTTTTCCTCCGAACTTCGCGCTCTCTCAACGTAGTGTCGCACATTGTACAAATCTTTTTTCTCCTTTATCTTTCAGCCCACCCTGTGTTTTGTTGTATGTGATTTGTATTTATCATTCTCCTTCTATATTTCTGGTGGGGTGTTACAGCATTTTTGCCCGGTTGACCTGACTCATCGTTTTTTACATTATTCTGCTTTTTTATTCGTATTTTCTCCTGTAGGCTGTCTTCATTGTATTGTTTGTTATTAGcattttgttcgcgtgcgctacCTAAAGAACCTTACGGTTGTGTCTGGGCACGTtgcataaattattattattactgttgttGACATATTATTTGAAATTGTGCGGCGACAAATAGTCCTCTACTTTGTGTGTTCTAAGCAGGTTTAATTACATGTATTGCAATTAGAGCACTTTTGGCTAACACTTTCTGACCTTTTCTTTCTTAATTCTGGCCTCTATTTCTATATTCTACAGAGACAGGGGAAATGTCGACGTTGTGCCACGGACAAATGCGCAACACGAGCTGAATAGTTTGCTCGTCTCTGCCGGAGACGCAAGTCAGGTTATCGGTCATACGAATGCATTGAAAGTAAGCGTTTTCGTAAATGCCACTCCCAGCCATGATCGGTACAACGGCATTGCTTCTCTGCGGGAGAGAGATTACACTTGCAGCCACAGCGCCGCTCCATGCTATGCAGCGGGTTATTGGAGACACTTAAGAAAGCCAGAAAGCTTGGGTCTATTTGGGGGTGAGCTCAAGTTCCCTGGCAGCGTGTATTCTCGGCAAATATTATTTGAGACAGCtcgacccgccacggtagtctagtggttatggtgatcgactgctgattcgaaggtcgcgggatcgaataccggccgcggcggccgcattttcgatgaaggcggaagtgctagaggcccgtgtacttacatttaggtgcacgttatagaaccccaggtagtcgaaatttccggagccctccactacggcatccctcgtaatcatgtcgtggttttgtgacgttaaacttAAACAATTGTAATTATTTGAGGCGGCTCGGGGCATTCTTGGGTTCATCGGGTTGCCTTGACAGCCGAGTCGTTTTGGACTATGCGAAAATAACACGAAAGCCACTGAAACATAAGGTCGTACATTTTTTCTAAAGAATGACGGTGCATTTTCCTGATGTAAGATGTTATCTGTGATGTAAGATGTAAGATGTTCCTGCGTAAATATTGTTTCGTGAATATGCGTTCATAAGAAATGCTTGCCTTTGCATTCCACTCATATTGCGGCTTCTATAGTGATTTGCTAGTGGCTGTTTTTATGAACCTCTGTAGCACGCTATAGCTTCTCCACGAATTCCGGCTAATGGTCAACATTCACAGAACATGTAGAAGTGTGATTTGCGATTAGCTTGGCTGTTGCCTGACTATCGTCATGTTCATTGTCACAGTGTACGGAGATCAAGCACCACATAATCAGAAAGTGTATAACTGCGCAAGAATTTCAAGAGCGCGTCCTCATAAAAGGGGTTCAGACAAGGAGTGTACATGTTGTCGTTCTTGCTTGCATGTGCAGCTGTATCCTGAAACCGGCGAGCAGAGCGGTAGCGGCGGCAGCGgtggagcggcggcggcggcggcgtgcgcAGCGGCGTCGTCCCTGCCGACGGGGCGCTCGCCGGCGCCGCTGGTGGCCGTGCAGTCGACACCAACGCCGCCCCCGAGCGAAGACCACCTGCCAGCGAGCGGGGGCGGCAGCCTGCCGCTCAGTGCCTCATGTCACTCGCTGACGGCCGCCACGACGGGCAGCAGCCTGGGCTCCTCCGTCAACGACCTGACGCTCGAGGCCGAGCAGCTGGAGCGCGCCATCCGCGCCAACGATGTGGCCACCACGCGCCGCCTCCTGGAGCTGCACCACGGTCGCTTCTCGGTCAACCTGCACGGAAGCCTGCTGGACAAGAGCAGCGCCGGCTCGGCCAGCCAGGACATGGAGATCCTGCTGCGCAAAAGCCAGACGCTTATCGACCGCTTCGGTCGCGGTGACTCGGTCTCCACAGACTTGGAGCCCGTGCCGGCCGTATTCGCATCCGCGTTGCACCTGGCAGTAGAACATCAGGCACTCGACGTGGTCGGCCTCTTGCTCAAGTACGGCGTCGAGCCTAACGAGGCCGGCGTGCCTTTGGGCAGCCTGCGCCGCGGAAGCTCGGCTGCCTCCGAGGCCAGCGGCTCGCTGCGCCGCGCCACGCTTAGCCCACGCGCCGCGGGCCACAGCCCAGATCAGGCGCCGTCACCCGAGCTGCGACGCCGCAAGTACGTGCCGCTGCGTCCCGAGCTGGCGGCCTCGCTGCGCGTCGTCCGGCACTCCCCGGACGGTCGAGAGATCACCTTCGAAGAAGAGTACACTCGCGACTTCCTCTACAGCTTGCCGCCGCTGTTCCTGGCTGCCGCGCTAGgccgcacggctgcggcgcggctCTTGCTCAAGTACGGCGCCACCGCCAGTCCCCGCGACAAGAACGGCGTGACACCGCTGCA includes these proteins:
- the LOC125757446 gene encoding poly [ADP-ribose] polymerase tankyrase-1-like, with the protein product MTSWAAMSGSDSPPREPEPPPECSSSTGSSASPLHAPHQYRFGLHNDLGNFTAKPPKLYPETGEQSGSGGSGGAAAAAACAAASSLPTGRSPAPLVAVQSTPTPPPSEDHLPASGGGSLPLSASCHSLTAATTGSSLGSSVNDLTLEAEQLERAIRANDVATTRRLLELHHGRFSVNLHGSLLDKSSAGSASQDMEILLRKSQTLIDRFGRGDSVSTDLEPVPAVFASALHLAVEHQALDVVGLLLKYGVEPNEAGVPLGSLRRGSSAASEASGSLRRATLSPRAAGHSPDQAPSPELRRRKYVPLRPELAASLRVVRHSPDGREITFEEEYTRDFLYSLPPLFLAAALGRTAAARLLLKYGATASPRDKNGVTPLHLAACQPQPSWPCLRLLLEAGARIHAASLRGATPCDLAETDLSAVQISIIETAFAGAQNAAAAAAAVLQTASPGAPTSAAAAGAVPAAASSAIPVAPPVRPPQEEAHMTRSNILRRLQDSRPGQTHRGSARKKEQPDELAPSPDGPPPPGKQRSPGVLNIAPEEDKTQERVPSAEPQCSKLNRRKSGDDGRFKTKCNAPSVGKP